A portion of the Macaca mulatta isolate MMU2019108-1 chromosome 2, T2T-MMU8v2.0, whole genome shotgun sequence genome contains these proteins:
- the RTP1 gene encoding receptor-transporting protein 1 — MRIFRPWRLRCPALHLPSLSVFSLRWKLPSLTTDKTMCKSVTTDEWKKVFYEKMEEAKPADSWDLIIDPNLKHNVLSPGWKQYVELHASGRFHCSWCWHTWQSPHLVILFHMFLDRAQRAGSVRMRVFKQLCYECGSARLDESSMLEENIEGLVDNLITSLREQCYGERGGQYRIHVASRQDNRRHRGEFCEACQEGIVHWKPSEKLLEEEATTYTFSRAPSPTKPQDETGSGWNFCSIPWCLFWATVLLLIIYLQLSFRSSV, encoded by the exons ATGAGGATTTTTAGACCTTGGAGACTGCGCTGCCCTGCCCTGCACCTACCCTCACTCTCCGTGTTCTCACTAAGGTGGAAATTGCCCTCCCTCACTACTGACAAGACCATGTGTAAAAGCGTGACCACAGACGAGTGGAAGAAAGTCTTCTATGAGAAGATGGAGGAGGCAAAGCCGGCTGACAGCTGGGACCTCATCATAGACCCCAACCTCAAGCACAATGTGCTGAGCCCTGGTTGGAAGCAGTACGTGGAGTTGCATGCTTCAGGCAG GTTCCACTGCTCCTGGTGCTGGCACACCTGGCAGTCACCCCACTTGGTCATCCTGTTCCACATGTTCCTGGACCGCGCCCAGCGGGCGGGCTCGGTGCGCATGCGCGTCTTCAAGCAGCTGTGCTACGAGTGCGGCTCGGCGCGGCTGGACGAGTCCAGCATGCTGGAGGAGAACATCGAGGGCCTGGTGGACAACCTCATCACCAGCCTGCGCGAGCAGTGCTACGGCGAGCGCGGCGGCCAGTACCGCATCCACGTGGCCAGCCGCCAGGACAACCGGCGTCACCGCGGAGAGTTCTGCGAGGCCTGCCAGGAGGGCATTGTGCACTGGAAGCCCAGCGAGAAGCTGCTGGAGGAGGAGGCGACCACCTACACCTTCTCCCGGGCGCCCAGCCCCACCAAGCCTCAGGATGAGACGGGCTCAGGCTGGAACTTCTGCTCTATCCCCTGGTGCTTGTTTTGGGCCACGGTCCTGCTGCTGATCATCTACCTGCAGTTATCCTTCCGTAGCTCCGTCTAA